One window of the Salvia splendens isolate huo1 chromosome 1, SspV2, whole genome shotgun sequence genome contains the following:
- the LOC121741455 gene encoding uncharacterized protein LOC121741455, whose protein sequence is MKGFKKLNLFLLPINIVILACASQEIPNKSYCGSIKIQQPFINQNSSSLVSQLILCKSKKLYFRTSIGLFKIQSINYTNKLFIISHTSSSPTSHFVSPSRLSAGFPPAPTASNSLILLNCSNRSSGVTLTPCDNATLAIYLKQEAQEVSSCSVIDDADQKLDPKQMGCTRYSRVYAAAGGGGEFELGTTISFDIPDHVPDPCNECEKPYGNCGVGLRCACHPKKCRDKVISAAALRPYGVYLVFFIIFLHGF, encoded by the exons ATGAAGGGCTTCAAGaaactcaatctttttcttCTCCCTATTAACATAGTGATTTTAGCATGCGCATCCCAAGAAATCCCTAACAAGAGCTATTGTGGGAGCATCAAGATTCAACAGCCTTTCATCAATCAAAATTCTTCATCACTTGTAAGCCAACTCATCCTCTGCAAATCCAAGAAGCTCTATTTCAGGACATCAATCGGCCTATTCAAAATCCAGTCAATCAACTACACAAACAAACTCTTCATCATCTCCCACACTTCATCCTCTCCCACATCCCACTTTGTCTCTCCTAGCCGCCTCTCCGCAGGATTCCCTCCAGCTCCCACGGCCTCCAACTCACTGATCCTCTTGAACTGCTCAAATCGCAGCTCAGGCGTAACCCTCACGCCGTGTGACAACGCCACATTAGCAATATATCTGAAACAAGAAGCACAAGAGGTGTCATCATGTTCAGTGATTGATGATGCAGATCAAAAACTCGATCCTAAGCAGATGGGGTGCACGCGTTATAGCCGCGTCTATGCAGCAgccggtggtggtggagagTTTGAATTGGGAACGACCATCTCTTTCGACATACCTGATCATGTGCCTGATCCATGCAACGAGTGTGAGAAGCCTTATGGAAACTGCGGCGTCGGATTGAGATGCGCTTGCCACCCCAAGAAATGCA GGGATAAGGTGATTTCAGCAGCGGCTCTGAGGCCATATGGTGTTTATCTAGTtttcttcatcattttcttACATGGATTTTAA
- the LOC121782242 gene encoding uncharacterized protein LOC121782242, whose amino-acid sequence MDSEAPTPTSTSTSTSTSTSTSTSTSTSTSFSSAKAESDIERPRLHIDEVEFVDEEAMYNMPLLLDCMAQGMLLTPPALCNGFTWTNDHHPILDFNLWTQD is encoded by the coding sequence ATGGATTCGgaagctccaactccaacttCAACTTCAACTTCAACTTCAACTTCAACTTCAACTTCAACTTCAACTTCAACTTCAACTTCATTCTCCAGTGCCAAGGCGGAATCAGACATTGAAAGGCCTCGGTTGCATATTGATGAGGTGGAGTTCGTGGACGAGGAGGCCATGTATAACATGCCGCTGCTGCTTGATTGCATGGCCCAAGGGATGCTTCTTACACCTCCAGCTCTCTGCAACGGCTTTACTTGGACCAATGACCATCATCCCATCCTCGACTTCAATCTATGGACACAAGACTAG
- the LOC121741436 gene encoding pleiotropic drug resistance protein 2-like isoform X2, with amino-acid sequence MAAALGRDDLAASSSSRRSWRSQSIKEIWQGPGDVFTRNSTRRQDVDDEAELRWAAIERLPTYDRLRKGMLQQVLSNGRVVQAEVDVTNMGAQDKKQLLDSILRVVEDDNEKFLLSLRNRTDRVGIEIPKIEVKFQNLSIEGDAFVGTRALPTLLNSTLNAFEAAIGMIGLSRSKKRVVKILQDVSGIVRPSRMALLLGPPSSGKTTLLKALAGKPDDDMRVTGKVTYCGHEFHEFVPQRTCAYISQNDLHYGEMTVRETLDFSGRCLGVGTRYDLLTELSRREKEAGIKPDPEIDAFMKATAVVGQETSLITDYSLKILGLDICADIMVGDEMRRGISGGQKKRVTTGEMLVGPAKAFFMDEISTGLDSSTTFQIVKFMRQMVHIMDVTMVISLLQPAPETFELFDDVILISDGQIVYQGPRENVLEFFEFMGFKCPERKGVADFLQEVTSKKDQEQYWCRKDQPYCYVSVPEFVEGYSSFHIGQQLAAELRVPYDKTRMHPAALVKEKYGISNWELFRACFSREWLLMKRSSFVYIFKTTQITIMATIALTVFLRTEMKTGQVEDAAKFWGALFFSLINIMFNGMQELAMTVFRLPVFYKQRDSLFYPAWAFALPFWALRIPLSVLESGLWVALTYYTIGFAPSAARFFKQLLAFIGVHQMALSLFRFIAAAGRTMVVSNVLGSFVLLLVFVLGGFIVSKDDIKDWMIWGYYISPMMYGQNAIAINEFLSERWSTPTNGTENTVGKTLLRDRGLFTTESWYWICIIALFSFSVVFNILFILALTYLKPIGDNKAIITDDNNKSGKKNPSSNVEGLQMAIRNPSRGTSEPQRGMVLPFEPLSLTFNHVNYYVDMPAEMKTQGVEEDRLQLLRDVSGAFRPGVLTALVGVSGAGKTTLMDVLAGRKTGGYIEGDIHVSGYVKNQETFARVSGYCEQNDIHSPYVTVYESLLYSAWLRLSADVKKETRKMFVEEVMDLVELNPLRNAIVGLPGVNGLSTERRKRLTIAVELVANPSIIFMDEPTSGLDARAAAIVMRTVRNTVDTGRTVVCTIHQPSIDIFEAFDELLLMKRGGQVIYTGPLGRHSHKLVEYFEAVPDVPKIKEGQNPATWMLEVSSAAAETQLGVDFADIYANSALYQRNQELIKELSSPAPGSKDLYFPTQYSQSFTTQCIACFWKQNQSYWRNSEFNAIRFFTTIVIGVMFGVIFWKKGNQIYRQQDLLNLLGATYSAVLFLGATNAHAVQSVVAIERTVFYRERAAGMYSELPYAFAQVAIETIYIAIQTFGYSLILYAMIGFPWNVEKFFYLYYFIFMCFTYFSMYGMMVVALTPGFQIAAIVSSFFLSFWNLFSGFMVPRPLIPIWWRWYYWASPVAWTIYGMFASLLGDLKTEIELPGSLTKMRVNDFLKNNLGYDYDFLIPVVIAHVGWVLLFFFVFAYGIKYLNFQRR; translated from the exons ATGGCGGCGGCGTTGGGGAGGGATGATCTGGCGGCGTCGTCGAGCAGCCGGCGGAGCTGGCGGTCTCAGAGCATAAAGGAGATATGGCAGGGGCCGGGCGACGTGTTCACACGGAACAGCACGCGGCGGCAGGACGTGGACGACGAGGCGGAGCTGAGATGGGCGGCGATAGAGCGGCTGCCGACTTACGACCGGCTGAGGAAGGGGATGCTGCAGCAGGTGCTCAGCAACGGGAGAGTGGTGCAGGCCGAGGTGGACGTTACCAACATGGGTGCGCAGGATAAGAAGCAGTTGCTGGATAGCATTCTCAGGGTTGTGGAGGATGATAATGAGAAGTTTCTCCTCAGCCTCAGGAACAGGACTGACAG GGTGGGGATTGAGATTCCTAAGATCGAAGTGAAATTCCAGAATCTGAGTATTGAGGGGGATGCTTTTGTTGGAACAAGAGCACTTCCAACTCTGCTCAACTCAACTCTCAATGCATTTGAG GCTGCAATTGGGATGATTGGGCTCTCTCGGTCAAAGAAAAGGGTTGTTAAGATACTTCAAGATGTTAGTGGTATTGTAAGACCATCAAG GATGGCATTGCTTCTGGGACCACCAAGTTCTGGGAAAACAACGTTGCTAAAAGCTCTAGCTGGGAAACCTGATGATGATATGAGG GTGACTGGGAAAGTCACCTACTGCGGCCACGAGTTTCATGAATTTGTTCCCCAAAGAACTTGTGCTTACATCAGTCAGAATGATCTCCACTATGGTGAGATGACGGTTCGTGAGACATTGGATTTCTCAGGTAGATGCTTGGGAGTTGGGACGAGGTATGATCTGCTGACTGAGTTGTcaagaagagagaaagaagcTGGCATCAAACCTGATCCTGAGATCGATGCATTCATGAAAGCCACTGCTGTAGTTGGCCAGGAAACGAGCTTGATCACAGACTACTCCCTCAAG ATTCTTGGATTGGATATCTGCGCGGATATCATGGTTGGAGATGAAATGAGAAGGGGCATTTCTGGTGGACAAAAGAAGCGTGTCACTACCG GGGAAATGTTGGTAGGACCAGCAAAAGCATTCTTCATGGATGAGATATCGACTGGATTGGACAGTTCCACCACGTTCCAGATTGTAAAATTCATGAGACAGATGGTTCACATCATGGATGTAACCATGGTGATCTCTCTTTTGCAGCCTGCTCCAGAGACATTCGAGCTTTTTGATGATGTGATCCTCATCTCGGATGGCCAGATAGTCTACCAGGGGCCACGAGAGAATGTTCTCGAATTCTTTGAGTTTATGGGATTCAAATGTCCAGAGAGGAAGGGAGTTGCAGACTTTCTGCAAGAAGTTACTTCTAAAAAGGATCAAGAACAGTACTGGTGCAGAAAGGATCAGCCTTACTGTTATGTATCAGTACCTGAGTTCGTAGAGGGCTACAGCTCATTCCACATTGGGCAACAGCTCGCTGCAGAGCTTCGTGTCCCATATGATAAGACGCGGATGCATCCTGCAGCATTGGTGAAGGAGAAATATGGTATCTCCAACTGGGAGCTCTTCAGGGCCTGCTTCTCGAGGGAATGGCTCTTGATGAAGCGCAGCTCGTTTGTGTACATCTTCAAGACAACACAAATCACAATAATGGCAACCATTGCCTTGACAGTTTTCTTGAGGACTGAAATGAAGACTGGCCAAGTCGAAGATGCTGCTAAGTTTTGGGGTGCATTGTTCTTCAGTCTCATCAACATCATGTTCAATGGGATGCAAGAGCTTGCCATGACTGTTTTCAGGCTTCCTGTGTTCTACAAACAGAGGGACTCTTTGTTCTATCCTGCGTGGGCCTTTGCTTTGCCATTTTGGGCACTCCGGATTCCTCTCTCCGTGCTTGAGTCTGGACTGTGGGTTGCCCTTACATACTACACCATCGGCTTTGCACCTTCTGCAGCTAG GTTTTTCAAACAACTCTTGGCGTTCATCGGGGTGCACCAAATGGCTCTCTCTTTGTTCCGTTTCATTGCTGCAGCTGGAAGAACCATGGTTGTTTCCAATGTTCTTGGAAGCTTCGTTTTGCTGCTGGTTTTCGTGCTGGGAGGCTTCATTGTCTCAAAAG atGATATCAAAGATTGGATGATTTGGGGATACTACATATCTCCTATGATGTATGGACAGAATGCTATTGCAATTAATGAGTTTCTTTCTGAGAGATGGAGTACA CCTACCAATGGCACTGAAAACACAGTTGGAAAGACCCTTTTGAGGGACAGAGGTTTATTTACCACCGAGTCGTGGTACTGGATATGCATCATAGCTCTCTTCTCATTCTCTGTTGTGTTCAACATTTTATTCATCCTCGCCTTGACATACTTGAAAC CTATTGGTGATAATAAGGCCATCATAACCGATGACAACAACAAGAGcggaaaaaaaaatccaagTAGTAATGTTGAGG GTTTGCAAATGGCCATTCGAAACCCTAGCAGAGGCACTAGTGAGCCACAAAGAGGGATGGTTTTGCCATTTGAGCCCCTCTCTCTTACATTCAATCATGTGAACTACTATGTCGACATGCCAGCT GAAATGAAAACTCAGGGGGTTGAAGAAGACAGGCTTCAGTTGCTGCGAGATGTTAGTGGTGCTTTCAGGCCGGGCGTGCTGACAGCTTTGGTAGGCGTCAGTGGAGCAGGAAAGACAACGTTGATGGATGTGTTGGCCGGTAGAAAGACTGGAGGCTACATTGAAGGAGATATACATGTCTCGGGCTATGTAAAGAACCAAGAAACATTTGCTCGAGTTAGTGGTTACTGTGAGCAGAACGACATCCATTCTCCTTATGTTACTGTCTATGAGTCACTCCTCTACTCTGCATGGCTGCGTCTATCTGCAGATGTGAAGAAAGAAACTCGAAAG ATGTTTGTGGAGGAGGTGATGGACTTGGTGGAACTTAACCCTTTGAGGAATGCAATTGTTGGGCTTCCAGGAGTAAATGGCCTTTCGACTGAAAGGAGGAAGAGGCTGACCATTGCTGTCGAGTTAGTAGCCAATCCGTCCATTATATTCATGGATGAGCCCACATCAGGGCTCGATGCACGAGCTGCTGCTATTGTCATGCGTACAGTGAGGAACACGGTGGACACGGGGCGAACAGTTGTTTGCACCATCCATCAACCTAGTATCGATATCTTTGAAGCTTTTGATGAG CTTCTGTTGATGAAGAGAGGAGGGCAAGTTATCTACACTGGACCACTCGGCCGCCACTCTCACAAACTTGTTGAATATTTTGAG GCCGTGCCTGATGTTCCGAAGATTAAAGAGGGACAGAATCCAGCTACTTGGATGTTGGAGGTCAGCTCTGCTGCTGCTGAAACTCAACTTGGTGTTGATTTTGCAGATATTTATGCCAACTCTGCCCTTTATCA GAGGAACCAGGAACTGATCAAGGAGCTAAGCAGTCCAGCACCGGGGTCAAAGGACCTCTACTTTCCCACACAATATTCGCAATCCTTCACAACGCAGTGCATTGCTTGTTTCTGGAAGCAGAATCAGTCATACTGGAGGAACTCCGAGTTCAATGCCATTCGTTTCTTTACAACAATCGTCATTGGTGTTATGTTCGGTGTTATCTTCTGGAAGAAAGGGAATCAAAT ATATCGGCAGCAGGACTTGCTCAATCTGCTCGGAGCTACTTACTCTGCTGTGCTTTTCCTCGGAGCCACCAATGCCCATGCAGTCCAATCTGTGGTGGCGATTGAGAGAACCGTGTTCTACCGCGAAAGAGCTGCAGGAATGTATTCTGAGCTGCCCTATGCATTTGCACAG GTCGCGATAGAGACGATCTATATCGCCATTCAGACATTTGGCTACTCTCTGATATTGTATGCAATGATCGGATTCCCATGGAATGTGGAGAAATTCTTCTATTTATACTACTTTATATTCATGTGCTTCACCTACTTCTCAATGTACGGCATGATGGTTGTGGCACTGACTCCGGGCTTCCAAATCGCGGCCATTGTCTCCTCATTCTTCCTTAGCTTCTGGAACTTGTTCTCCGGCTTCATGGTCCCACGTCCG CTTATCCCAATCTGGTGGAGGTGGTACTACTGGGCTTCTCCGGTTGCCTGGACTATCTACGGCATGTTTGCTTCTCTGTTAGGCGATCTGAAAACCGAAATTGAGCTCCCCGGATCCCTTACAAAGATGAGGGTGAATGATTTCCTTAAAAATAACTTAGGCTATGATTATGATTTTCTAATTCCTGTTGTGATTGCCCATGTTGGTTGGGTTCtgctcttcttcttcgtctttgCCTACGGCATCAAGTATCTCAACTTCCAAAGGAGATGA
- the LOC121741436 gene encoding pleiotropic drug resistance protein 2-like isoform X1, whose amino-acid sequence MAAALGRDDLAASSSSRRSWRSQSIKEIWQGPGDVFTRNSTRRQDVDDEAELRWAAIERLPTYDRLRKGMLQQVLSNGRVVQAEVDVTNMGAQDKKQLLDSILRVVEDDNEKFLLSLRNRTDRVGIEIPKIEVKFQNLSIEGDAFVGTRALPTLLNSTLNAFEAAIGMIGLSRSKKRVVKILQDVSGIVRPSRMALLLGPPSSGKTTLLKALAGKPDDDMRVTGKVTYCGHEFHEFVPQRTCAYISQNDLHYGEMTVRETLDFSGRCLGVGTRYDLLTELSRREKEAGIKPDPEIDAFMKATAVVGQETSLITDYSLKILGLDICADIMVGDEMRRGISGGQKKRVTTGEMLVGPAKAFFMDEISTGLDSSTTFQIVKFMRQMVHIMDVTMVISLLQPAPETFELFDDVILISDGQIVYQGPRENVLEFFEFMGFKCPERKGVADFLQEVTSKKDQEQYWCRKDQPYCYVSVPEFVEGYSSFHIGQQLAAELRVPYDKTRMHPAALVKEKYGISNWELFRACFSREWLLMKRSSFVYIFKTTQITIMATIALTVFLRTEMKTGQVEDAAKFWGALFFSLINIMFNGMQELAMTVFRLPVFYKQRDSLFYPAWAFALPFWALRIPLSVLESGLWVALTYYTIGFAPSAARFFKQLLAFIGVHQMALSLFRFIAAAGRTMVVSNVLGSFVLLLVFVLGGFIVSKDDIKDWMIWGYYISPMMYGQNAIAINEFLSERWSTPTNGTENTVGKTLLRDRGLFTTESWYWICIIALFSFSVVFNILFILALTYLKPIGDNKAIITDDNNKSGKKNPSSNVEGLQMAIRNPSRGTSEPQRGMVLPFEPLSLTFNHVNYYVDMPAEMKTQGVEEDRLQLLRDVSGAFRPGVLTALVGVSGAGKTTLMDVLAGRKTGGYIEGDIHVSGYVKNQETFARVSGYCEQNDIHSPYVTVYESLLYSAWLRLSADVKKETRKMFVEEVMDLVELNPLRNAIVGLPGVNGLSTERRKRLTIAVELVANPSIIFMDEPTSGLDARAAAIVMRTVRNTVDTGRTVVCTIHQPSIDIFEAFDELLLMKRGGQVIYTGPLGRHSHKLVEYFEAVPDVPKIKEGQNPATWMLEVSSAAAETQLGVDFADIYANSALYQRNQELIKELSSPAPGSKDLYFPTQYSQSFTTQCIACFWKQNQSYWRNSEFNAIRFFTTIVIGVMFGVIFWKKGNQIYRQQDLLNLLGATYSAVLFLGATNAHAVQSVVAIERTVFYRERAAGMYSELPYAFAQVAIETIYIAIQTFGYSLILYAMIGFPWNVEKFFYLYYFIFMCFTYFSMYGMMVVALTPGFQIAAIVSSFFLSFWNLFSGFMVPRPVCMHFHNTPNIFTWNFSLKYLLYQCQLIPIWWRWYYWASPVAWTIYGMFASLLGDLKTEIELPGSLTKMRVNDFLKNNLGYDYDFLIPVVIAHVGWVLLFFFVFAYGIKYLNFQRR is encoded by the exons ATGGCGGCGGCGTTGGGGAGGGATGATCTGGCGGCGTCGTCGAGCAGCCGGCGGAGCTGGCGGTCTCAGAGCATAAAGGAGATATGGCAGGGGCCGGGCGACGTGTTCACACGGAACAGCACGCGGCGGCAGGACGTGGACGACGAGGCGGAGCTGAGATGGGCGGCGATAGAGCGGCTGCCGACTTACGACCGGCTGAGGAAGGGGATGCTGCAGCAGGTGCTCAGCAACGGGAGAGTGGTGCAGGCCGAGGTGGACGTTACCAACATGGGTGCGCAGGATAAGAAGCAGTTGCTGGATAGCATTCTCAGGGTTGTGGAGGATGATAATGAGAAGTTTCTCCTCAGCCTCAGGAACAGGACTGACAG GGTGGGGATTGAGATTCCTAAGATCGAAGTGAAATTCCAGAATCTGAGTATTGAGGGGGATGCTTTTGTTGGAACAAGAGCACTTCCAACTCTGCTCAACTCAACTCTCAATGCATTTGAG GCTGCAATTGGGATGATTGGGCTCTCTCGGTCAAAGAAAAGGGTTGTTAAGATACTTCAAGATGTTAGTGGTATTGTAAGACCATCAAG GATGGCATTGCTTCTGGGACCACCAAGTTCTGGGAAAACAACGTTGCTAAAAGCTCTAGCTGGGAAACCTGATGATGATATGAGG GTGACTGGGAAAGTCACCTACTGCGGCCACGAGTTTCATGAATTTGTTCCCCAAAGAACTTGTGCTTACATCAGTCAGAATGATCTCCACTATGGTGAGATGACGGTTCGTGAGACATTGGATTTCTCAGGTAGATGCTTGGGAGTTGGGACGAGGTATGATCTGCTGACTGAGTTGTcaagaagagagaaagaagcTGGCATCAAACCTGATCCTGAGATCGATGCATTCATGAAAGCCACTGCTGTAGTTGGCCAGGAAACGAGCTTGATCACAGACTACTCCCTCAAG ATTCTTGGATTGGATATCTGCGCGGATATCATGGTTGGAGATGAAATGAGAAGGGGCATTTCTGGTGGACAAAAGAAGCGTGTCACTACCG GGGAAATGTTGGTAGGACCAGCAAAAGCATTCTTCATGGATGAGATATCGACTGGATTGGACAGTTCCACCACGTTCCAGATTGTAAAATTCATGAGACAGATGGTTCACATCATGGATGTAACCATGGTGATCTCTCTTTTGCAGCCTGCTCCAGAGACATTCGAGCTTTTTGATGATGTGATCCTCATCTCGGATGGCCAGATAGTCTACCAGGGGCCACGAGAGAATGTTCTCGAATTCTTTGAGTTTATGGGATTCAAATGTCCAGAGAGGAAGGGAGTTGCAGACTTTCTGCAAGAAGTTACTTCTAAAAAGGATCAAGAACAGTACTGGTGCAGAAAGGATCAGCCTTACTGTTATGTATCAGTACCTGAGTTCGTAGAGGGCTACAGCTCATTCCACATTGGGCAACAGCTCGCTGCAGAGCTTCGTGTCCCATATGATAAGACGCGGATGCATCCTGCAGCATTGGTGAAGGAGAAATATGGTATCTCCAACTGGGAGCTCTTCAGGGCCTGCTTCTCGAGGGAATGGCTCTTGATGAAGCGCAGCTCGTTTGTGTACATCTTCAAGACAACACAAATCACAATAATGGCAACCATTGCCTTGACAGTTTTCTTGAGGACTGAAATGAAGACTGGCCAAGTCGAAGATGCTGCTAAGTTTTGGGGTGCATTGTTCTTCAGTCTCATCAACATCATGTTCAATGGGATGCAAGAGCTTGCCATGACTGTTTTCAGGCTTCCTGTGTTCTACAAACAGAGGGACTCTTTGTTCTATCCTGCGTGGGCCTTTGCTTTGCCATTTTGGGCACTCCGGATTCCTCTCTCCGTGCTTGAGTCTGGACTGTGGGTTGCCCTTACATACTACACCATCGGCTTTGCACCTTCTGCAGCTAG GTTTTTCAAACAACTCTTGGCGTTCATCGGGGTGCACCAAATGGCTCTCTCTTTGTTCCGTTTCATTGCTGCAGCTGGAAGAACCATGGTTGTTTCCAATGTTCTTGGAAGCTTCGTTTTGCTGCTGGTTTTCGTGCTGGGAGGCTTCATTGTCTCAAAAG atGATATCAAAGATTGGATGATTTGGGGATACTACATATCTCCTATGATGTATGGACAGAATGCTATTGCAATTAATGAGTTTCTTTCTGAGAGATGGAGTACA CCTACCAATGGCACTGAAAACACAGTTGGAAAGACCCTTTTGAGGGACAGAGGTTTATTTACCACCGAGTCGTGGTACTGGATATGCATCATAGCTCTCTTCTCATTCTCTGTTGTGTTCAACATTTTATTCATCCTCGCCTTGACATACTTGAAAC CTATTGGTGATAATAAGGCCATCATAACCGATGACAACAACAAGAGcggaaaaaaaaatccaagTAGTAATGTTGAGG GTTTGCAAATGGCCATTCGAAACCCTAGCAGAGGCACTAGTGAGCCACAAAGAGGGATGGTTTTGCCATTTGAGCCCCTCTCTCTTACATTCAATCATGTGAACTACTATGTCGACATGCCAGCT GAAATGAAAACTCAGGGGGTTGAAGAAGACAGGCTTCAGTTGCTGCGAGATGTTAGTGGTGCTTTCAGGCCGGGCGTGCTGACAGCTTTGGTAGGCGTCAGTGGAGCAGGAAAGACAACGTTGATGGATGTGTTGGCCGGTAGAAAGACTGGAGGCTACATTGAAGGAGATATACATGTCTCGGGCTATGTAAAGAACCAAGAAACATTTGCTCGAGTTAGTGGTTACTGTGAGCAGAACGACATCCATTCTCCTTATGTTACTGTCTATGAGTCACTCCTCTACTCTGCATGGCTGCGTCTATCTGCAGATGTGAAGAAAGAAACTCGAAAG ATGTTTGTGGAGGAGGTGATGGACTTGGTGGAACTTAACCCTTTGAGGAATGCAATTGTTGGGCTTCCAGGAGTAAATGGCCTTTCGACTGAAAGGAGGAAGAGGCTGACCATTGCTGTCGAGTTAGTAGCCAATCCGTCCATTATATTCATGGATGAGCCCACATCAGGGCTCGATGCACGAGCTGCTGCTATTGTCATGCGTACAGTGAGGAACACGGTGGACACGGGGCGAACAGTTGTTTGCACCATCCATCAACCTAGTATCGATATCTTTGAAGCTTTTGATGAG CTTCTGTTGATGAAGAGAGGAGGGCAAGTTATCTACACTGGACCACTCGGCCGCCACTCTCACAAACTTGTTGAATATTTTGAG GCCGTGCCTGATGTTCCGAAGATTAAAGAGGGACAGAATCCAGCTACTTGGATGTTGGAGGTCAGCTCTGCTGCTGCTGAAACTCAACTTGGTGTTGATTTTGCAGATATTTATGCCAACTCTGCCCTTTATCA GAGGAACCAGGAACTGATCAAGGAGCTAAGCAGTCCAGCACCGGGGTCAAAGGACCTCTACTTTCCCACACAATATTCGCAATCCTTCACAACGCAGTGCATTGCTTGTTTCTGGAAGCAGAATCAGTCATACTGGAGGAACTCCGAGTTCAATGCCATTCGTTTCTTTACAACAATCGTCATTGGTGTTATGTTCGGTGTTATCTTCTGGAAGAAAGGGAATCAAAT ATATCGGCAGCAGGACTTGCTCAATCTGCTCGGAGCTACTTACTCTGCTGTGCTTTTCCTCGGAGCCACCAATGCCCATGCAGTCCAATCTGTGGTGGCGATTGAGAGAACCGTGTTCTACCGCGAAAGAGCTGCAGGAATGTATTCTGAGCTGCCCTATGCATTTGCACAG GTCGCGATAGAGACGATCTATATCGCCATTCAGACATTTGGCTACTCTCTGATATTGTATGCAATGATCGGATTCCCATGGAATGTGGAGAAATTCTTCTATTTATACTACTTTATATTCATGTGCTTCACCTACTTCTCAATGTACGGCATGATGGTTGTGGCACTGACTCCGGGCTTCCAAATCGCGGCCATTGTCTCCTCATTCTTCCTTAGCTTCTGGAACTTGTTCTCCGGCTTCATGGTCCCACGTCCGGTATGCATGCATTTTCATAACACTCCAAATATATTTACTTGGAATTTTTCACTCAAATATTTGTTGTATCAATGTCAGCTTATCCCAATCTGGTGGAGGTGGTACTACTGGGCTTCTCCGGTTGCCTGGACTATCTACGGCATGTTTGCTTCTCTGTTAGGCGATCTGAAAACCGAAATTGAGCTCCCCGGATCCCTTACAAAGATGAGGGTGAATGATTTCCTTAAAAATAACTTAGGCTATGATTATGATTTTCTAATTCCTGTTGTGATTGCCCATGTTGGTTGGGTTCtgctcttcttcttcgtctttgCCTACGGCATCAAGTATCTCAACTTCCAAAGGAGATGA